The genomic region GCGCCGAGGTGCCGGGCGTCGCGCCCGGCGCCCGCTACGTGCTCGTGCTGCCCGACGGACGGACGCGCCCCGACCCGGCGTCCCTGCGCCAGCCCGACGGCGTGCACGGACCGTCACAGGTCTTCGATCCCGGCGCGTTCCGCTGGACCGCCGGCGGCTGGCGCGGGCTGCCCCTGGAGGCGCTCACGTTCTACGAGCTCCACCTCGGCACCTTCACCTCCGAGGGCACGCTCGACGCGGCGGCGGCGCGCCTGCCGGAGCTGGTGGACCTCGGCGTGTCCTGCGTCGAGCTCATGCCGGTGCAGCCGTTCCCGGGGGATCGGAACTGGGGCTACGACGGCGTGGAGCTGCACGCGGTGCACGAGGGCTACGGCGGCCCGGAGGCGCTGCAGCGCTTCGTGGACCGGGCCCACGGGCTCGGCCTCGCCGTCTGCCTCGACGTCGTCTACAACCACCTCGGCCCGGAGGGGAACTACCTCGCGGAGCTCGGTCCCTACTTCACCTCTCGCCACCGCTCGCCGTGGGGCGACGGCCTCAACTACGACGGCGAGGACGCGCGGCCGGTGCGCGACTTCATGCTCGAGGCGGCGGTCCGCTGGGCGCGGGACTACCGGGTGGACGCGCTCCGGCTCGACGCCGTGCAGGCCATCCAGGACGACAGCCCCCGGCACCTCGTGGGCGAGCTCTGCGACCGGGTGGCGGAGGTCTCGCGCGAGACCGGGCGGCAGATCCACGTCATCGCGGAGAGCGACCTCAACGACCGGAAGGTGGTCGAGCCCGGCCCCGGCGGCTGGGGCGCGTGCGCGGCGTGGGCCGACGACCTGCACCACGCGCTCCACGCGCTCCTCACCGGCGAGCGGGGCCACTACTACGCCGACTACGGGCGGCCGGAGGACGTGCAGCGGGCGCTGCTGCAGGGGTTCGTGTACCAGGGGCAGCGCTCGGAGTTCCGCAAGCGGCCGTTCGGGACCAGCACCGAGGGGCTCCTCCCGCTGCGGTTCGTGGCCTGCCTGCAGAACCACGATCAGGTGGGGAACCGGCCCTTCGGCGAGCGGCTCACCGCGCTCGTGCCCTGGGAGGCGCTCGCGCCCGCCGCCGCGATCCTGATCCTGGGCCCGGCGCTGCCGCTCCTCTTCATGGGCGAGGAGTACGGCGAGTCGCGGCCGTTCCTCTACTTCACCAGCCACGGCGACCCGGCGCTGGCGCGGGCGGTGTCGGAGGGGCGCAAGAAGGAGCTCATCGCCGTCGCCGCCGGGCGGCCCATCCCCGATCCGCAGGACCCGCAGACCTTCGAGCAGAGCCGGCTGACCCACCGCAGGTCGGGCCGGCACGGCGCGCTCCGGGAGGTCTACCGGCAGCTCCTCGCCGTCCGCCGCCGCCACGCCGCCGCGATCGGCGCCCACTGGCCGGAGGTGGCGCGCGACGGGCGGGCCTTCACGGTGCGGAGGCCCGGGCTCACCCTGCGCGCGAACCTCGGGCCCGAGCCGGCGGGAGGGATGCCGGGGTGGGGCTGGGGGGTGGAGGAGGGGTAGGGCGGGCTCGGCTCACGCCGTCGGCGCCTTCCCCGCCCCGCCCTCCGCCACCGCCTCGAGCGCCAGGACCTCCTCGGCCCCGTCCTCGCCGGTGACCTCCAGCAAGAGCGCGTCCACCCGGTCGGTCCTGGCGCGCGCCCCGAGCTCCACCATGGCGGCGGCGCGCCGCAGGACGTTGCCCTTCCCCGAGACGAGCTTCCCGCGGGCGTCGGCGAAGCTCTTCTGCGCCTGGTCGAGCCTGGCGCCCACGCCGTCGAGGTCCTTCACGAAGGCGGTGAGCTTCTCGAGGAGCTTGCCGGCCTCGTCGGCGATCTTCTGGGCGTTGGCGTTCTGCTTCTCGGAGCGCCACACGTGGCTCACGAGCTGGAGCGCGGCGAGCAGGGTGGTGGGGCTGCAGAGGACCACCCGCTGCCGGAAGGCCTCCTCGTACAGCCCGAGCCGCCGCGAGATGGCGGCGTGGAAGGCGGCCTCGTTCGGCACGAAGAGGAGCACGATGTCCACCGTGCGCTCCTTCACCACGTCCTGGTAGCTCTTCCCGGCGAGCTCCTTCACGTGCTTCTTCACCGAGGCGACGTGCGCGTCGAGCGCCGCCTCGCGCTCCGCCTCGGTGGGCGCCCGCATCGCCTCCACGAAGG from Anaeromyxobacter paludicola harbors:
- the treZ gene encoding malto-oligosyltrehalose trehalohydrolase, with the translated sequence MRPPLHGTETLPGSTRFQVWAPRLDRLSIRLERREVPLARSPDGWFGAEVPGVAPGARYVLVLPDGRTRPDPASLRQPDGVHGPSQVFDPGAFRWTAGGWRGLPLEALTFYELHLGTFTSEGTLDAAAARLPELVDLGVSCVELMPVQPFPGDRNWGYDGVELHAVHEGYGGPEALQRFVDRAHGLGLAVCLDVVYNHLGPEGNYLAELGPYFTSRHRSPWGDGLNYDGEDARPVRDFMLEAAVRWARDYRVDALRLDAVQAIQDDSPRHLVGELCDRVAEVSRETGRQIHVIAESDLNDRKVVEPGPGGWGACAAWADDLHHALHALLTGERGHYYADYGRPEDVQRALLQGFVYQGQRSEFRKRPFGTSTEGLLPLRFVACLQNHDQVGNRPFGERLTALVPWEALAPAAAILILGPALPLLFMGEEYGESRPFLYFTSHGDPALARAVSEGRKKELIAVAAGRPIPDPQDPQTFEQSRLTHRRSGRHGALREVYRQLLAVRRRHAAAIGAHWPEVARDGRAFTVRRPGLTLRANLGPEPAGGMPGWGWGVEEG